From Rhodopseudomonas palustris, a single genomic window includes:
- a CDS encoding SGNH/GDSL hydrolase family protein has translation MSDKPRSFFGVFTERGPLAVLAVAGVLLFGIAAPASAQFFDFGGGPPQRQQRGGGGGGFGWFGNDVFQPFHQNQPQRRAAPREDYSKAPAPEKRETIPDRTVLVLGDSMADWLGYGLEQAYAEQPEMGVVRKFRTISGLLRYAPKGEPSDWVGAAKEVIAQENPDAIVVMLGLSDRIAIREQATPDKDKKKDDKAAKPGEEAKPDDKAADNAADDDEDDDDSLRIMTEKGKRAASGVAQFREDRWSELYAKKIEDLINVLKAKNVPILWVGLPAVRGTKATSDMQFLNALFRDGAAKAGITYVDVWDGFVDEGGRYVLQGPDFEGQIRRLRSYDGVYFTKSGARKLAHYVEREIARLLAAHSGPIALPTEPAAPEEAKPPSGPAPRPAAGPILPLVASSVSTDRLLGGPGTQPAPVDALVARTLVKGEPLSAPAGRADDDVWPRREVSIEKAQEPPPPKEQPKPETPVASAKPSGGAPSASAGSQPQQQQQRRVARSAPPPPPPTASGFFGFGAPPPQQGRRAPPPSASGFFSIFR, from the coding sequence ATGTCCGACAAGCCGAGATCGTTTTTTGGCGTCTTCACCGAGCGCGGCCCGCTGGCCGTGCTGGCGGTCGCCGGCGTGCTGCTGTTCGGCATCGCTGCGCCGGCCTCGGCGCAGTTCTTCGATTTCGGCGGCGGCCCGCCGCAGCGCCAGCAACGCGGCGGCGGAGGAGGCGGATTCGGCTGGTTCGGCAACGATGTGTTCCAACCGTTCCACCAGAACCAGCCGCAGCGCCGCGCCGCGCCGCGCGAGGACTATTCCAAGGCGCCGGCCCCCGAGAAGCGCGAGACGATCCCGGACCGCACCGTGCTGGTGCTCGGCGACTCGATGGCCGACTGGCTCGGCTATGGCCTGGAGCAGGCCTATGCCGAGCAGCCCGAAATGGGCGTGGTGCGCAAATTCAGGACCATCTCCGGGCTGTTGCGCTACGCCCCGAAGGGCGAGCCATCGGACTGGGTCGGCGCCGCCAAGGAGGTGATCGCCCAGGAGAACCCGGACGCGATCGTGGTGATGCTCGGCCTGTCGGACCGGATTGCAATCCGCGAGCAGGCGACGCCCGACAAGGACAAGAAGAAGGACGACAAGGCCGCCAAGCCCGGCGAGGAAGCCAAGCCGGACGACAAGGCCGCCGACAATGCGGCGGACGACGACGAGGACGACGACGATTCGCTGCGGATCATGACCGAGAAGGGCAAGCGCGCCGCCAGCGGCGTCGCCCAGTTCCGCGAGGATCGCTGGTCGGAGCTGTACGCCAAGAAGATCGAGGACCTGATCAACGTCCTCAAGGCTAAGAACGTGCCGATCCTGTGGGTCGGCCTGCCGGCGGTGCGCGGCACCAAGGCGACCTCGGACATGCAGTTCCTCAACGCGCTATTCCGCGACGGCGCCGCCAAGGCAGGCATCACCTATGTGGACGTCTGGGACGGCTTCGTCGACGAAGGCGGCCGCTATGTGCTGCAGGGCCCGGATTTCGAAGGCCAGATCCGGCGGCTGCGCTCCTATGACGGCGTGTATTTCACCAAGTCCGGCGCCCGCAAGCTGGCGCACTATGTCGAGCGCGAGATCGCCAGGTTGCTGGCGGCGCACAGCGGCCCGATCGCGCTGCCGACCGAGCCGGCAGCCCCCGAAGAGGCCAAGCCTCCGAGCGGCCCGGCGCCCCGCCCTGCCGCTGGTCCGATTCTGCCGCTGGTCGCCTCCTCGGTCTCGACCGACCGCCTGCTCGGCGGACCGGGCACGCAACCGGCGCCGGTCGATGCGCTGGTCGCCCGCACGCTGGTGAAGGGCGAGCCGCTATCGGCGCCCGCCGGCCGCGCCGACGACGACGTCTGGCCGCGCCGGGAAGTGTCGATCGAAAAGGCCCAGGAGCCGCCGCCGCCGAAGGAGCAGCCGAAGCCGGAGACCCCGGTGGCAAGCGCCAAGCCCAGTGGCGGCGCGCCGAGCGCCTCGGCGGGATCGCAGCCGCAGCAACAACAGCAGCGCCGCGTCGCCCGCTCCGCACCGCCGCCCCCACCGCCGACCGCGTCGGGATTCTTCGGCTTCGGAGCGCCGCCGCCGCAACAGGGCCGCCGCGCCCCGCCGCCGAGCGCCTCCGGATTCTTCTCGATCTTCCGCTGA